Genomic segment of Paenalkalicoccus suaedae:
GCGCTTTCTTGCGTTCGTAGCGTGTGATGCTAATCATGCTTCTTCTTTGAAAATATTTGAAGGATACGTAGTACTTCGTTAAAATAAAGGTAGATGATGCTAGGAGCGTGAGCAAAATGAACAACGAAACTGGACTTGTACTCGAGGGTGGAGGCATGAGAGGCGTCTTCACAAGCGGGGTACTTGAATATTTATTAGATAACGAAATCGTATTTCCGAATGTAGTAGGAGTTTCCGCAGGCGCATGTAACGCTGCATCATACATTTCGAGACAGCGAGGTCGTAATAAAGCGACAACAATTGATTATTCCGATCATCCGGAGTATATTTCATTCAAGCGACTATTTAAAGTCGGCGAGTTATTTAACATGGACTTGATCTTTGACCAAATCCCAAATGTAGAAAACCCTTTTGACTATGAAGCTTTTTTTGGATCTCCTCAAAAGCTGTATGTCGGAGTAACGGACTGCATTTCTGGCGATACGGTCTACTACGAAAAGCAACAGCTCGGACATGACTTTAACTTGTTACTTCGAGCATCTTCATCGTTACCAATGGTAGCTCCTCCAATCACTTACAAAGACCGAACCTATTTAGACGGTGGAATAAGTGACCCTATTCCGATCAACCATTCTATCGAACAAGGGAATAAAAAACATGTGGTTGTGTTGACGCAGCAAAAAGGCTATCAAAAGAAACCTGCCAAACGTGGAATGTGGTATTTCAGAAGAAAATTTCAGCAATTTCCTGGTCTTATCGATATCGTGCAAAATCGCTCCAAAATTTATAACAATACATTAGCTCACATTGAGCAATTAGAACGTGAGGGACAAGCGCTCGTCATCCGTCCTGAGTCCTTGTTCAATGTAACGAGATTAGAGCGTAAGCGCGATAGACTTGAAGCATTATATGATCACGGGTATTACCAAATGAAGCAGCACAGAGAGGAACTAGAGCGTTTTATAGAGGCTTAATGGTAGGCATGATTGCCTCCGCTCGCCGATACTATGCAAAAACATAATTTAACCGTCCTAATCTTTGCGAACTTTTTTGTAGCAGCGAGCGCCACGATGGTGCTCCCATTTTTATCGTTATACATTGAGACACTAGGTGATTTCTCCGACGCCTATGTCCAGCGATGGTCCGGCTTTATTTTTGGTATCACGTTTTTAGTCGCCTTTTTCGTTTCACCTTTGTGGGGGAGATTTGGAGACCGCTTCGGTCGTAAGAAAATTTTGCTTATTACTGGCTTTGGAGTTGCCATCTCTCTATTTCTTATGTCGTTTGTAACAAGTGTGCTTCAATTATTTTTCTTACGCATGTTTATGGGAGTTGTCACAGGCTTTATTCCAACCTCCATGGCGTTAATATCCGCACAAACAAAGAAAGAAGATGCAGGAAGAGTTCTTGGTACTCTACAAATGGGGACGTTATCTGGGGGCTTATTCGGTCCACTATTTGGAGGCTTGTTAGCTGATAGTGTGGGATTCATTTACACATTTTCGATCACAGCAGTAGGGATTTGTTTAGCGACGATACTAGTAGGCTGGGGCGTACACGAAATTCGCACGAAGAAGATGGTCCAAAAAGCTCGGAAATCGATGCGTGACGTCATCGCATTTATATGGAAAGATAAGCTACTTGTGACGATCATGCTACTATCGTTAATTGTGCAAACAGCGACCTTTAGCATTCAGCCTCAGCTGGCCTTATTTGTAGGCACACTTCTTGAAGGGGAGAATATTGCATTCCTTGCCGGTCTCGCATTTTCCATCACGGGGCTTGGCAACTTGACAGCAACGAGATATTTAGGGATTTTAGGCGACCGGCACGGCCACGAGAGAGTCCTTATAGCATGCATGATTGCTGCAGCGATTTTTTACTCACCTCAAGCATTTGTCGATTCCTATTTGCAACTAGTCATATTGCGATTTTTATTTGGAATTGCGATAGGTGGGATAATTCCATGCGTTGCCGCGTATATCCGCCTCGTTACTCCAACTGATATTCAAGGAGAGGTATTAGGCTATAACCAAAGCTTTCGCTTTTTAGGCAATGTAACCGGACCTGCCTTAGGTGGACTTATCGCAGGCTATTACGGTCTCGCTGGGGTATTTTACCTTGCAACTGCGTTGTTAGTTGTGATGGCAATTTACACGCTAATTGTCGTTATTCGTCAGTCGAAAGAAGAGAGGGATCACATATGATATTATCTGAAAAAGATAAAAAAATCATTATCAGTGCATTAAAAAAAGAAAAGCGGCGCCTTTTTACATCTCAAAGTAAAGCAAGCGATGTGCAAGAAGTCATCGATAAAATTGAACAAAGTAGACGAAATTCTAAAACCAACGAAGTGACACCATCTAAACTGTAGATGGTGCAAGGAGTGAACACCATGAAACGAATGATAGATGCTATGGTAACTCATCATGTTAGAACAGTCGTTATCATTTCTATTGTAGTAAACGTATTGATCATTGTACTATCAGGTATCCCAGGCTACGTCGGCGATCTACCGACATGGGTAACGAGATTACCGTTACTTAACGCAATTATGAACTCATTTACCTTTTTCTTCTTGTTATTTGCGCTTCTCGCAATATTAAAGCGCAATATTGTATTACACAGAAGATTTATCTTTGCCGCATTCTCCTCAACTTCTGTATTTCTAGTATCATACGTCATTTTTCATTTCATGGCAGAATCAACTAGCTACGGCGGTGGTGGCTTCAGCGCGATGTTTTACTACTTTATCTTAATCACACACATTGTGTTGGCAGCTGTCATTGTGCCACTCGCACTGATGAGCTTTTTCACAGGCTTCAAGGATCTCAGATCAAAGCATAAAAAGTGGGTCCGCTTCGCCATGCCGCTCTGGCTATATGTCAGCGCAACTGGCGTACTCGTCTACGTTATGATCTCTCCATATTATACATTTTAGAAAATATAGCGATAAGAAAGCCCTCTGCCAAAGATCAGGCAGGGGGCTTTTTCCAGAAGTAAGGGGGCAATAGGATAACCGAGAGGAATGAGCGGGTAACCACAAGCAATAGACGGATAACCAAGAGCGTGGAACGGATAACCAAAGCGAAATTCCGAAATTCCACCAATACCCCAATAAAAAAGCAGGAACCGACTCGTACCGTCGATTCCTGCTGTCCTTAAGCATAATGTACAATTCACTTTCTAGTAAATCATCTAAAAATCAATCATCCATCGTAGACAGATCGCCCGTCGGCTCGTCGAGCTCCCAAGCTTTCAGGACACGTCGCATGATTTTACCACTACGTGTTTTAGGTAGCTTCTCCTTAAACTCAATCTCTCGAGGTACAGCGTGAGCAGCTAGCTCCGTTTTAATGAACGTTTGGATTTCTTTTTTCAGTTCCTCTGAATAGTCGTAGCCATCTCGTAGTGAGATAAACGCTTTAATAATGTGACCGCGAATCTCGTCTGGCTTCCCGATTACTCCGGCTTCTGCGACAGCTGGGTGCTCAACTAACTTACTTTCGATTTCGAAAGGACCCACGCGCTCGCCAGCTGTCATGATTACATCGTCGTTTCTGCCTTGGAACCAGAAGTAGCCATCTTCATCACGATAAGCAGTATCACCAGAGATATACCAGCCTGGAATGGCAAAGTACTCCTCAAATTTCGCATCATTTTTCCAAATTTTTCTCATCTGAGAAGGCCAGCCGGTTTGAACTGCTAGATTCCCCATCTCATTTGGAGGGAGTTCGTTGCCGAAGTCGTCTATGATCGCCGCATGGACGCCTGGAAACGGCTTACCCATAGAGCCTGGTTTAACGGGCTCACTTAAATAATTACAAATGAGCATACCGCCGGTCTCCGTCATCCACCACGTGTCGTGAATTCGATGATGGAATACCTCCCAGCCCCAACGGACTACCTCAGGATTCAATGGCTCTCCAACGCTCAGTATATGTCGCAGTGAGGAGAGGTCATATTTTGATAAAATATCTTTAGGCGCGGCCATTAGCATACGAAAAGCGGTAGGAGCGCTGTACCAGACTGTTACCTGATATTTTTCAATCGTGTGATACCAGTCATCTGGTGAGAAGCGACCGCCGCGGACAACGTTTGTTGCACCATTTAACCAAGGTCCAAAAATTCCGTACGATGTTCCGGTTACCCAGCCAGGATCGGCAGTACACCAATACACATCGTTATCCTGTAAATCAAGAACCCATTTTGCAGTTTGATAATGCTGAAGCATTGCATAGTGCACGTGGTAAACGCCTTTCGGCTTGCCGGTGGAACCAGACGTATAGTGAAGGATAAGACCATCTTCTTTATCGACCCACTCGATTGCAGTGTCATCTGATGGGTGCTTTTCTAGCTCCGTCTCATAAAACACGGTATTGATCCCACCGATTTCTTCTGAACCTCCAACTAGCATAATCGTTTTCAGGCTAGGTAGCTCCTGATGAGGAATTCGAGATGCAAGGTCTGGGGTTGTAATAATCATCGTTGCTTCACTGTCTTCAAGGCGCGCCTTCACCGCGTCCTGCATAAATGCTTCAAAGAGCGGTCCAACAACAGCTCCTACCTTAATCGCCCCGAGCAATGCTACATAGAGCTCCGGCGAACGGGGCATAAAGATGAAGACACGATCGCCTTTATCCACACCTAAATCGCGAAACATATGGCTTGCTTTATTTGTTAAATCGCAAAGCTCGCTGTATGTGTAAGTTTCATCACGAGATGCATCTGAATAATGCAAGGCGGTTTTTTGACCGCGACCTTCTTTCACATGTCTGTCAATTGCTTCATAGGCAGCGTTTACATTTCCAGTTTTGGACCAAGTAAAGACTTTTTCTACGTCCTTCCAGTCGAATGATTCGCGTGCTTTTGTATAATCCTCTAACGCATATGTACCCTTTTTCGGTTGTAACGTTTCCATGTCTAAACACCTCCAAAGAAGATAGCTTGCACTATTAATCATATACACATCATTCAGAAAATTCAATCCTTATCCATTTTTTATGAAATTTCATAAAGCAAGAAAGTGTGAGGGAGAATCTTTTATGGTAAAATGAACATCGTAAGCGCTTTAGTGATACATATGAGGAGGAATTATGCATGGAATTTCGAACAGAAAGAGACACACTAGGAGAAGTACAGGTTCCAGCCGATAAATGGTACGGAGCTCAAACACAACGAAGCCGCGAAAACTTTAAAATTGGCACAGAAGTGATGCCAAGAGAGATTACAGACGCATTTTCGATCTTAAAAGAAGCATGTGCAAGCGCCAATGCAACACTCGGTAATATGGAAAAAGAAAAGGCTGAGATGATCCAGCAAATTTGTAAGCAGGTAAGAACTGATAAAAACTACGAACACTTCCCATTAGTTGTTTGGCAAACTGGAAGTGGTACGCAGTCTAATATGAACATGAACGAAGTTGTAGCATATAAAAGCAACGAAGCGTTTGAAAAACAAGGAAGCGAGCATCGCATTCACCCGAATGATGATGTGAACAAATCGCAAAGCTCGAATGATACATTCCCAACAGCTATGCACATTGCAGCATTATTAGAAGTGAAAAACCGTCTAGTTCCTTCGCTTAAAAAGTTACACCAAACGATTGAGGAGAAGGCAGCGGCTTTTGATCATGTAATTAAAATTGGACGTACGCATCTTCAAGATGCAACGCCACTCACACTCGGCCAAGAAATGAGTGGATGGGCGCATATGCTCAAAAAATCACTTTATATGATCGAAGAGTCGTCGGAACAGCTTCGTGATCTTGCAATCGGAGGTACAGCGGTTGGTACAGGAATCAACGCTCACCCTGATTTTGGAGATATAACTGCTGAAGCAATTTCTCAAATTACAGGCGAAACATTCCGCTCTTCCGAAAACAAGTTTCATGCGCTAACAAGTCATGACGAAATTGTTTACGTGCACGGAGCATTAAAGGGATTAGCTGCTGACTTAATGAAGATTGCAAACGACGTTCGTTGGTTAGCGAGTGGTCCGCGTTCTGGTATTGGA
This window contains:
- a CDS encoding patatin-like phospholipase family protein, which produces MNNETGLVLEGGGMRGVFTSGVLEYLLDNEIVFPNVVGVSAGACNAASYISRQRGRNKATTIDYSDHPEYISFKRLFKVGELFNMDLIFDQIPNVENPFDYEAFFGSPQKLYVGVTDCISGDTVYYEKQQLGHDFNLLLRASSSLPMVAPPITYKDRTYLDGGISDPIPINHSIEQGNKKHVVVLTQQKGYQKKPAKRGMWYFRRKFQQFPGLIDIVQNRSKIYNNTLAHIEQLEREGQALVIRPESLFNVTRLERKRDRLEALYDHGYYQMKQHREELERFIEA
- a CDS encoding DUF420 domain-containing protein; this encodes MKRMIDAMVTHHVRTVVIISIVVNVLIIVLSGIPGYVGDLPTWVTRLPLLNAIMNSFTFFFLLFALLAILKRNIVLHRRFIFAAFSSTSVFLVSYVIFHFMAESTSYGGGGFSAMFYYFILITHIVLAAVIVPLALMSFFTGFKDLRSKHKKWVRFAMPLWLYVSATGVLVYVMISPYYTF
- a CDS encoding MFS transporter, whose product is MQKHNLTVLIFANFFVAASATMVLPFLSLYIETLGDFSDAYVQRWSGFIFGITFLVAFFVSPLWGRFGDRFGRKKILLITGFGVAISLFLMSFVTSVLQLFFLRMFMGVVTGFIPTSMALISAQTKKEDAGRVLGTLQMGTLSGGLFGPLFGGLLADSVGFIYTFSITAVGICLATILVGWGVHEIRTKKMVQKARKSMRDVIAFIWKDKLLVTIMLLSLIVQTATFSIQPQLALFVGTLLEGENIAFLAGLAFSITGLGNLTATRYLGILGDRHGHERVLIACMIAAAIFYSPQAFVDSYLQLVILRFLFGIAIGGIIPCVAAYIRLVTPTDIQGEVLGYNQSFRFLGNVTGPALGGLIAGYYGLAGVFYLATALLVVMAIYTLIVVIRQSKEERDHI
- the acsA gene encoding acetate--CoA ligase, giving the protein METLQPKKGTYALEDYTKARESFDWKDVEKVFTWSKTGNVNAAYEAIDRHVKEGRGQKTALHYSDASRDETYTYSELCDLTNKASHMFRDLGVDKGDRVFIFMPRSPELYVALLGAIKVGAVVGPLFEAFMQDAVKARLEDSEATMIITTPDLASRIPHQELPSLKTIMLVGGSEEIGGINTVFYETELEKHPSDDTAIEWVDKEDGLILHYTSGSTGKPKGVYHVHYAMLQHYQTAKWVLDLQDNDVYWCTADPGWVTGTSYGIFGPWLNGATNVVRGGRFSPDDWYHTIEKYQVTVWYSAPTAFRMLMAAPKDILSKYDLSSLRHILSVGEPLNPEVVRWGWEVFHHRIHDTWWMTETGGMLICNYLSEPVKPGSMGKPFPGVHAAIIDDFGNELPPNEMGNLAVQTGWPSQMRKIWKNDAKFEEYFAIPGWYISGDTAYRDEDGYFWFQGRNDDVIMTAGERVGPFEIESKLVEHPAVAEAGVIGKPDEIRGHIIKAFISLRDGYDYSEELKKEIQTFIKTELAAHAVPREIEFKEKLPKTRSGKIMRRVLKAWELDEPTGDLSTMDD
- the fumC gene encoding class II fumarate hydratase, which gives rise to MEFRTERDTLGEVQVPADKWYGAQTQRSRENFKIGTEVMPREITDAFSILKEACASANATLGNMEKEKAEMIQQICKQVRTDKNYEHFPLVVWQTGSGTQSNMNMNEVVAYKSNEAFEKQGSEHRIHPNDDVNKSQSSNDTFPTAMHIAALLEVKNRLVPSLKKLHQTIEEKAAAFDHVIKIGRTHLQDATPLTLGQEMSGWAHMLKKSLYMIEESSEQLRDLAIGGTAVGTGINAHPDFGDITAEAISQITGETFRSSENKFHALTSHDEIVYVHGALKGLAADLMKIANDVRWLASGPRSGIGEITIPANEPGSSIMPGKVNPTQSEAITMVASQIFGNDATIGFAASQGNFELNVYKPVIIYNFLQSVRLLSDSMISFNDNCVVGIEVNEEIIDKHVKNSLMLVTALNPHIGYEKAAKIAKTAFEKNSTLKETAVELGYLTADQFDEYIDLEKMVRPQK